The following proteins are co-located in the Pectinophora gossypiella chromosome 7, ilPecGoss1.1, whole genome shotgun sequence genome:
- the LOC126368559 gene encoding glutamyl aminopeptidase-like isoform X1: MFTFLSGYDEGRMRAIAWLRDNKGTVFLGICTLSLLTSTVVLAFRNTQLVKCDHQATDSNIKSLKGDEASHAKSINYRLPRNVVPKNYKLMLQPDFHNKTFKGTVIITIDVIQTTNQIVLHSENLEIHSIFLSTPANKNIPAIYDFSGDDRNFLYVDSQQMIEKRHPCTLRIQFKGRLDKNIVGFYKSTLKNGRTMVASKFQPTYTRQAFPCFDEPEYKATFDISLLKPPGYLALSNMNEISKNLDTETNMEVVTFATSVPMSAYLVCFVVCDFDHKKTEVNANGIGKDFTLRAFAQKDQMHKINFALDIGLRATEYYIKYYQVPFPLPKLDMIAIPDYQSGATEHWGLVTYRETSFLVDEATASTRNKINVANTIAHELAHMWFGNLVTLKWWDDLWLNEGFATYMQNKALNAIEPSWTMLDQFLTRTLHPVLVFDAKLSSHPIVQTVETPDQITAIFDSISYNKGASILRMLEGFIGEENFRQGISDYLKKYKFGNTVTQDLLDLLEPYFKKNNPDLKLSYIVDTWTTQMGYPVLTVSKSDEPNKFIITQQRFLLDPQAKYSNDYRWFVPITYKTNKGSSENILWFPDNVDSVTLTLKEDETWLKINNNQVGYYRVNYPYEMWDELIKELQSGSKKLTISDRAHLLNEIFALADASRVPYRMALNLTTYLTTERDYVPWSAAVSVLHTLKSRLLDTTAFGDLLKYVQKLVKPLYEKQTWERTNIGVTDRLLRVTVMSLAASFQLPEAEAKIRELFLQWLENKGTPKATEFEPDLREIIYAYGMKTANMAEWDKLWQIYLKEEDAQEQSKLRIALAAPRDTTLLRKYLTLAWDEKYIRGQDYLTVIQQISANPSGTAIVWDEVRSRWPEFVARFTLNSRYLGNMVPGVTSMFSTEIKLKEMNAFFAEHPDAGAGEAARRRALETVRDNIRWNEHYLAPVTDWLQAQSQ, encoded by the exons ATGTTTACGTTTTTATCTGGATACGAC GAGGGAAGAATGCGCGCCATCGCTTGGTTACGTGATAACAAAGGGACGGTGTTTTTGGGGATATGTACGTTGTCACTACTGACGTCCACTGTGGTGTTAGCATTTCGTAACACACAGCTTGTCAAATGTGATCATCAGGCCACCGACTCTAATATTAAAAGTCTGAAGGGAGATGAAGCCAGTCACGCAAAG AGCATAAACTATCGACTGCCAAGAAACGTGGTACCAAAGAACTATAAACTAATGCTGCAGCCTGACTTTCATAACAAAACCTTTAAAGGCACTGTCATAATCACCATAGACGTAATTCAAACGACTAATCAGATAGTGCTACATTCCGAAAATCTGGAGATACATTCAATTTTCTTGTCAACTCCAGCTAACAAAAACATTCCAGCAATATATGATTTTAGTGGTGATGACAGGAACTTCTTATATGTAGATTCACAACAAATGATAGAAAAAAGACATCCTTGTACATTGAGAATTCAATTTAAAGGGCGACTGGATAAAAATATCGTCGGGTTTTACAAAAGTACTTTGAAAAATGGCAG AACTATGGTTGCCAGTAAGTTCCAGCCTACATACACCCGTCAAGCGTTTCCCTGTTTTGATGAGCCAGAATACAAGGCTACTTTTGATATTTCTCTTTTGAAGCCACCAGGGTATTTGGCACTCTCCAACATGAAT gaaatATCAAAGAATCTTGACACAGAGACCAACATGGAAGTTGTTACATTTGCAACAAGTGTACCCATGTCAGCATACCTAGTATGTTTTGTTGTCTGTGATTTTGATCACAAGAAGACTGAAGTAAATGCTAATGGCATTGGTAAAGACTTCACACTCAGAGCTTTTGCTCAAAAAGACCAAAtgcataaaattaattttgcttTGGACATTGGTTTAAGAGCTACAgagtattatattaaatattatcaaGTTCCTTTCCCACTGCCTAAACTAG atatgaTAGCTATTCCGGACTACCAGTCCGGGGCCACCGAACACTGGGGTCTGGTGACATACAGGGAGACCTCGTTCTTGGTGGATGAAGCGACAGCATCAACTCGCAACAAGATCAACGTAGCCAATACCATCGCTCACGAGCTGGCTCACATGTGGTTCGgtaatttag tgACATTGAAATGGTGGGATGACCTCTGGCTGAATGAAGGTTTTGCTACATACATGCAAAATAAAGCTCTCAACGCCATAGAACCATCTTGGACCATG TTGGACCAGTTTTTGACTAGAACTCTTCATCCGGTTTTGGTATTCGACGCCAAGCTCTCAAGTCATCCTATAGTTCAGACTGTGGAGACTCCTGATCAAATCACTGCCATCTTTGACAGTATTTCttataataaa GGAGCATCAATTTTGAGGATGTTAGAAGGATTTATCGGCGAAGAGAATTTCCGTCAAGGCATATCGGATTACTTGAAGAAATATAAATTCGGTAACACTGTCACTCAAGACTTGCTCGATCTATTGGAACCGTACTTCAAGAAAAACAATCCTGATTTGAAACTTTC GTACATCGTGGACACTTGGACAACGCAGATGGGTTATCCAGTGTTAACTGTATCCAAAAGTGATGAGCCGAATAAGTTCATCATCACACAACAGCGGTTTCTGCTTGACCCCCAAGCTAAATACAGCAACGA TTACCGGTGGTTTGTTCCAATCACATACAAGACCAACAAGGGATCAAGTGAAAACATTTTGTGGTTCCCTGATAACGTCGATAGTG TAACCCTCACTCTGAAGGAAGACGAGACCTGGCTCAAAATAAACAACAATCAAGTCGGTTACTACAGAGTTAATTACCCATACGAGATGTGGGATGAACTGATCAAAGAATTACAATCTGGCAGTAAAAAG CTCACGATCTCAGACCGCGCGCATCTTCTGAACGAGATATTCGCCCTAGCTGACGCCAGTCGCGTGCCATATCGTATGGCATTGAACCTTACTACGTACTTGACTACGGAGAGGGACTACGTACCTTGGTCTGCTGCCGTCTCTGTCTTGCATACGTTGAAGAGTAGACTCCTGGATACTACTGCTTTTGGGGATCTGCTg AAATATGTCCAAAAATTGGTGAAGCCATTATATGAAAAGCAAACTTGGGAAAGAACTAACATTGGAGTGACTGACAG GCTCCTTCGGGTGACCGTGATGTCGCTGGCAGCGTCCTTCCAGCTGCCAGAAGCCGAGGCGAAGATACGGGAGTTGTTCCTGCAGTGGTTGGAGAACAAGGGCACTCCTAAAGCTACCGAGTTCGAACCTGACCTCAGAGAAATCATATATGCGTACG GAATGAAGACAGCCAACATGGCAGAGTGGGATAAGCTCTGGCAGATCTACTTGAAGGAGGAAGACGCACAGGAACAATCTAAGTTACGAATTGCGTTGGCAGCGCCTCGTGACACCACCTTACTACGCaa ataTCTGACGCTAGCATGGGACGAGAAATACATCCGCGGCCAGGACTACCTCACAGTGATTCAGCAGATCTCGGCAAATCCTTCAGGCACGGCGATAGTGTGGGATGAAGTTCGCTCGCGCTGGCCCGAGTTTGTAGCTCGCTTCACACTAAACAGCCGTTATTTGGGCAACATGGTGCCTGGGGTGACTTCGATGTTCAGCACCGAAATCAAACTTAAGGAG ATGAATGCATTCTTCGCGGAGCACCCTGATGCGGGCGCGGGCGAGGCGGCGAGACGGCGCGCGCTCGAGACAGTACGTGACAACATTCGCTGGAACGAACACTATCTAGCCCCTGTCACCGACTGGCTGCAAGCGCAGAGCCAATAA
- the LOC126368559 gene encoding glutamyl aminopeptidase-like isoform X2: MPAQLYTKEGRMRAIAWLRDNKGTVFLGICTLSLLTSTVVLAFRNTQLVKCDHQATDSNIKSLKGDEASHAKSINYRLPRNVVPKNYKLMLQPDFHNKTFKGTVIITIDVIQTTNQIVLHSENLEIHSIFLSTPANKNIPAIYDFSGDDRNFLYVDSQQMIEKRHPCTLRIQFKGRLDKNIVGFYKSTLKNGRTMVASKFQPTYTRQAFPCFDEPEYKATFDISLLKPPGYLALSNMNEISKNLDTETNMEVVTFATSVPMSAYLVCFVVCDFDHKKTEVNANGIGKDFTLRAFAQKDQMHKINFALDIGLRATEYYIKYYQVPFPLPKLDMIAIPDYQSGATEHWGLVTYRETSFLVDEATASTRNKINVANTIAHELAHMWFGNLVTLKWWDDLWLNEGFATYMQNKALNAIEPSWTMLDQFLTRTLHPVLVFDAKLSSHPIVQTVETPDQITAIFDSISYNKGASILRMLEGFIGEENFRQGISDYLKKYKFGNTVTQDLLDLLEPYFKKNNPDLKLSYIVDTWTTQMGYPVLTVSKSDEPNKFIITQQRFLLDPQAKYSNDYRWFVPITYKTNKGSSENILWFPDNVDSVTLTLKEDETWLKINNNQVGYYRVNYPYEMWDELIKELQSGSKKLTISDRAHLLNEIFALADASRVPYRMALNLTTYLTTERDYVPWSAAVSVLHTLKSRLLDTTAFGDLLKYVQKLVKPLYEKQTWERTNIGVTDRLLRVTVMSLAASFQLPEAEAKIRELFLQWLENKGTPKATEFEPDLREIIYAYGMKTANMAEWDKLWQIYLKEEDAQEQSKLRIALAAPRDTTLLRKYLTLAWDEKYIRGQDYLTVIQQISANPSGTAIVWDEVRSRWPEFVARFTLNSRYLGNMVPGVTSMFSTEIKLKEMNAFFAEHPDAGAGEAARRRALETVRDNIRWNEHYLAPVTDWLQAQSQ, translated from the exons GAGGGAAGAATGCGCGCCATCGCTTGGTTACGTGATAACAAAGGGACGGTGTTTTTGGGGATATGTACGTTGTCACTACTGACGTCCACTGTGGTGTTAGCATTTCGTAACACACAGCTTGTCAAATGTGATCATCAGGCCACCGACTCTAATATTAAAAGTCTGAAGGGAGATGAAGCCAGTCACGCAAAG AGCATAAACTATCGACTGCCAAGAAACGTGGTACCAAAGAACTATAAACTAATGCTGCAGCCTGACTTTCATAACAAAACCTTTAAAGGCACTGTCATAATCACCATAGACGTAATTCAAACGACTAATCAGATAGTGCTACATTCCGAAAATCTGGAGATACATTCAATTTTCTTGTCAACTCCAGCTAACAAAAACATTCCAGCAATATATGATTTTAGTGGTGATGACAGGAACTTCTTATATGTAGATTCACAACAAATGATAGAAAAAAGACATCCTTGTACATTGAGAATTCAATTTAAAGGGCGACTGGATAAAAATATCGTCGGGTTTTACAAAAGTACTTTGAAAAATGGCAG AACTATGGTTGCCAGTAAGTTCCAGCCTACATACACCCGTCAAGCGTTTCCCTGTTTTGATGAGCCAGAATACAAGGCTACTTTTGATATTTCTCTTTTGAAGCCACCAGGGTATTTGGCACTCTCCAACATGAAT gaaatATCAAAGAATCTTGACACAGAGACCAACATGGAAGTTGTTACATTTGCAACAAGTGTACCCATGTCAGCATACCTAGTATGTTTTGTTGTCTGTGATTTTGATCACAAGAAGACTGAAGTAAATGCTAATGGCATTGGTAAAGACTTCACACTCAGAGCTTTTGCTCAAAAAGACCAAAtgcataaaattaattttgcttTGGACATTGGTTTAAGAGCTACAgagtattatattaaatattatcaaGTTCCTTTCCCACTGCCTAAACTAG atatgaTAGCTATTCCGGACTACCAGTCCGGGGCCACCGAACACTGGGGTCTGGTGACATACAGGGAGACCTCGTTCTTGGTGGATGAAGCGACAGCATCAACTCGCAACAAGATCAACGTAGCCAATACCATCGCTCACGAGCTGGCTCACATGTGGTTCGgtaatttag tgACATTGAAATGGTGGGATGACCTCTGGCTGAATGAAGGTTTTGCTACATACATGCAAAATAAAGCTCTCAACGCCATAGAACCATCTTGGACCATG TTGGACCAGTTTTTGACTAGAACTCTTCATCCGGTTTTGGTATTCGACGCCAAGCTCTCAAGTCATCCTATAGTTCAGACTGTGGAGACTCCTGATCAAATCACTGCCATCTTTGACAGTATTTCttataataaa GGAGCATCAATTTTGAGGATGTTAGAAGGATTTATCGGCGAAGAGAATTTCCGTCAAGGCATATCGGATTACTTGAAGAAATATAAATTCGGTAACACTGTCACTCAAGACTTGCTCGATCTATTGGAACCGTACTTCAAGAAAAACAATCCTGATTTGAAACTTTC GTACATCGTGGACACTTGGACAACGCAGATGGGTTATCCAGTGTTAACTGTATCCAAAAGTGATGAGCCGAATAAGTTCATCATCACACAACAGCGGTTTCTGCTTGACCCCCAAGCTAAATACAGCAACGA TTACCGGTGGTTTGTTCCAATCACATACAAGACCAACAAGGGATCAAGTGAAAACATTTTGTGGTTCCCTGATAACGTCGATAGTG TAACCCTCACTCTGAAGGAAGACGAGACCTGGCTCAAAATAAACAACAATCAAGTCGGTTACTACAGAGTTAATTACCCATACGAGATGTGGGATGAACTGATCAAAGAATTACAATCTGGCAGTAAAAAG CTCACGATCTCAGACCGCGCGCATCTTCTGAACGAGATATTCGCCCTAGCTGACGCCAGTCGCGTGCCATATCGTATGGCATTGAACCTTACTACGTACTTGACTACGGAGAGGGACTACGTACCTTGGTCTGCTGCCGTCTCTGTCTTGCATACGTTGAAGAGTAGACTCCTGGATACTACTGCTTTTGGGGATCTGCTg AAATATGTCCAAAAATTGGTGAAGCCATTATATGAAAAGCAAACTTGGGAAAGAACTAACATTGGAGTGACTGACAG GCTCCTTCGGGTGACCGTGATGTCGCTGGCAGCGTCCTTCCAGCTGCCAGAAGCCGAGGCGAAGATACGGGAGTTGTTCCTGCAGTGGTTGGAGAACAAGGGCACTCCTAAAGCTACCGAGTTCGAACCTGACCTCAGAGAAATCATATATGCGTACG GAATGAAGACAGCCAACATGGCAGAGTGGGATAAGCTCTGGCAGATCTACTTGAAGGAGGAAGACGCACAGGAACAATCTAAGTTACGAATTGCGTTGGCAGCGCCTCGTGACACCACCTTACTACGCaa ataTCTGACGCTAGCATGGGACGAGAAATACATCCGCGGCCAGGACTACCTCACAGTGATTCAGCAGATCTCGGCAAATCCTTCAGGCACGGCGATAGTGTGGGATGAAGTTCGCTCGCGCTGGCCCGAGTTTGTAGCTCGCTTCACACTAAACAGCCGTTATTTGGGCAACATGGTGCCTGGGGTGACTTCGATGTTCAGCACCGAAATCAAACTTAAGGAG ATGAATGCATTCTTCGCGGAGCACCCTGATGCGGGCGCGGGCGAGGCGGCGAGACGGCGCGCGCTCGAGACAGTACGTGACAACATTCGCTGGAACGAACACTATCTAGCCCCTGTCACCGACTGGCTGCAAGCGCAGAGCCAATAA
- the LOC126368559 gene encoding glutamyl aminopeptidase-like isoform X3: MRAIAWLRDNKGTVFLGICTLSLLTSTVVLAFRNTQLVKCDHQATDSNIKSLKGDEASHAKSINYRLPRNVVPKNYKLMLQPDFHNKTFKGTVIITIDVIQTTNQIVLHSENLEIHSIFLSTPANKNIPAIYDFSGDDRNFLYVDSQQMIEKRHPCTLRIQFKGRLDKNIVGFYKSTLKNGRTMVASKFQPTYTRQAFPCFDEPEYKATFDISLLKPPGYLALSNMNEISKNLDTETNMEVVTFATSVPMSAYLVCFVVCDFDHKKTEVNANGIGKDFTLRAFAQKDQMHKINFALDIGLRATEYYIKYYQVPFPLPKLDMIAIPDYQSGATEHWGLVTYRETSFLVDEATASTRNKINVANTIAHELAHMWFGNLVTLKWWDDLWLNEGFATYMQNKALNAIEPSWTMLDQFLTRTLHPVLVFDAKLSSHPIVQTVETPDQITAIFDSISYNKGASILRMLEGFIGEENFRQGISDYLKKYKFGNTVTQDLLDLLEPYFKKNNPDLKLSYIVDTWTTQMGYPVLTVSKSDEPNKFIITQQRFLLDPQAKYSNDYRWFVPITYKTNKGSSENILWFPDNVDSVTLTLKEDETWLKINNNQVGYYRVNYPYEMWDELIKELQSGSKKLTISDRAHLLNEIFALADASRVPYRMALNLTTYLTTERDYVPWSAAVSVLHTLKSRLLDTTAFGDLLKYVQKLVKPLYEKQTWERTNIGVTDRLLRVTVMSLAASFQLPEAEAKIRELFLQWLENKGTPKATEFEPDLREIIYAYGMKTANMAEWDKLWQIYLKEEDAQEQSKLRIALAAPRDTTLLRKYLTLAWDEKYIRGQDYLTVIQQISANPSGTAIVWDEVRSRWPEFVARFTLNSRYLGNMVPGVTSMFSTEIKLKEMNAFFAEHPDAGAGEAARRRALETVRDNIRWNEHYLAPVTDWLQAQSQ, from the exons ATGCGCGCCATCGCTTGGTTACGTGATAACAAAGGGACGGTGTTTTTGGGGATATGTACGTTGTCACTACTGACGTCCACTGTGGTGTTAGCATTTCGTAACACACAGCTTGTCAAATGTGATCATCAGGCCACCGACTCTAATATTAAAAGTCTGAAGGGAGATGAAGCCAGTCACGCAAAG AGCATAAACTATCGACTGCCAAGAAACGTGGTACCAAAGAACTATAAACTAATGCTGCAGCCTGACTTTCATAACAAAACCTTTAAAGGCACTGTCATAATCACCATAGACGTAATTCAAACGACTAATCAGATAGTGCTACATTCCGAAAATCTGGAGATACATTCAATTTTCTTGTCAACTCCAGCTAACAAAAACATTCCAGCAATATATGATTTTAGTGGTGATGACAGGAACTTCTTATATGTAGATTCACAACAAATGATAGAAAAAAGACATCCTTGTACATTGAGAATTCAATTTAAAGGGCGACTGGATAAAAATATCGTCGGGTTTTACAAAAGTACTTTGAAAAATGGCAG AACTATGGTTGCCAGTAAGTTCCAGCCTACATACACCCGTCAAGCGTTTCCCTGTTTTGATGAGCCAGAATACAAGGCTACTTTTGATATTTCTCTTTTGAAGCCACCAGGGTATTTGGCACTCTCCAACATGAAT gaaatATCAAAGAATCTTGACACAGAGACCAACATGGAAGTTGTTACATTTGCAACAAGTGTACCCATGTCAGCATACCTAGTATGTTTTGTTGTCTGTGATTTTGATCACAAGAAGACTGAAGTAAATGCTAATGGCATTGGTAAAGACTTCACACTCAGAGCTTTTGCTCAAAAAGACCAAAtgcataaaattaattttgcttTGGACATTGGTTTAAGAGCTACAgagtattatattaaatattatcaaGTTCCTTTCCCACTGCCTAAACTAG atatgaTAGCTATTCCGGACTACCAGTCCGGGGCCACCGAACACTGGGGTCTGGTGACATACAGGGAGACCTCGTTCTTGGTGGATGAAGCGACAGCATCAACTCGCAACAAGATCAACGTAGCCAATACCATCGCTCACGAGCTGGCTCACATGTGGTTCGgtaatttag tgACATTGAAATGGTGGGATGACCTCTGGCTGAATGAAGGTTTTGCTACATACATGCAAAATAAAGCTCTCAACGCCATAGAACCATCTTGGACCATG TTGGACCAGTTTTTGACTAGAACTCTTCATCCGGTTTTGGTATTCGACGCCAAGCTCTCAAGTCATCCTATAGTTCAGACTGTGGAGACTCCTGATCAAATCACTGCCATCTTTGACAGTATTTCttataataaa GGAGCATCAATTTTGAGGATGTTAGAAGGATTTATCGGCGAAGAGAATTTCCGTCAAGGCATATCGGATTACTTGAAGAAATATAAATTCGGTAACACTGTCACTCAAGACTTGCTCGATCTATTGGAACCGTACTTCAAGAAAAACAATCCTGATTTGAAACTTTC GTACATCGTGGACACTTGGACAACGCAGATGGGTTATCCAGTGTTAACTGTATCCAAAAGTGATGAGCCGAATAAGTTCATCATCACACAACAGCGGTTTCTGCTTGACCCCCAAGCTAAATACAGCAACGA TTACCGGTGGTTTGTTCCAATCACATACAAGACCAACAAGGGATCAAGTGAAAACATTTTGTGGTTCCCTGATAACGTCGATAGTG TAACCCTCACTCTGAAGGAAGACGAGACCTGGCTCAAAATAAACAACAATCAAGTCGGTTACTACAGAGTTAATTACCCATACGAGATGTGGGATGAACTGATCAAAGAATTACAATCTGGCAGTAAAAAG CTCACGATCTCAGACCGCGCGCATCTTCTGAACGAGATATTCGCCCTAGCTGACGCCAGTCGCGTGCCATATCGTATGGCATTGAACCTTACTACGTACTTGACTACGGAGAGGGACTACGTACCTTGGTCTGCTGCCGTCTCTGTCTTGCATACGTTGAAGAGTAGACTCCTGGATACTACTGCTTTTGGGGATCTGCTg AAATATGTCCAAAAATTGGTGAAGCCATTATATGAAAAGCAAACTTGGGAAAGAACTAACATTGGAGTGACTGACAG GCTCCTTCGGGTGACCGTGATGTCGCTGGCAGCGTCCTTCCAGCTGCCAGAAGCCGAGGCGAAGATACGGGAGTTGTTCCTGCAGTGGTTGGAGAACAAGGGCACTCCTAAAGCTACCGAGTTCGAACCTGACCTCAGAGAAATCATATATGCGTACG GAATGAAGACAGCCAACATGGCAGAGTGGGATAAGCTCTGGCAGATCTACTTGAAGGAGGAAGACGCACAGGAACAATCTAAGTTACGAATTGCGTTGGCAGCGCCTCGTGACACCACCTTACTACGCaa ataTCTGACGCTAGCATGGGACGAGAAATACATCCGCGGCCAGGACTACCTCACAGTGATTCAGCAGATCTCGGCAAATCCTTCAGGCACGGCGATAGTGTGGGATGAAGTTCGCTCGCGCTGGCCCGAGTTTGTAGCTCGCTTCACACTAAACAGCCGTTATTTGGGCAACATGGTGCCTGGGGTGACTTCGATGTTCAGCACCGAAATCAAACTTAAGGAG ATGAATGCATTCTTCGCGGAGCACCCTGATGCGGGCGCGGGCGAGGCGGCGAGACGGCGCGCGCTCGAGACAGTACGTGACAACATTCGCTGGAACGAACACTATCTAGCCCCTGTCACCGACTGGCTGCAAGCGCAGAGCCAATAA